One segment of Hemibagrus wyckioides isolate EC202008001 linkage group LG05, SWU_Hwy_1.0, whole genome shotgun sequence DNA contains the following:
- the adam9 gene encoding disintegrin and metalloproteinase domain-containing protein 9 isoform X1, translating to MAGVLSPHFQIICLLLVLFDSTGGSESQKSQFSVYEVSVPKRISRHRRGQEGSNKVSYVIPAQGKEHVVILERNEFLLPDDFTVYSYAKDGSLITERPNMKDHCHYHGYVEDVEGSSAALSLCSGLRGVIHMQDTSLGIEPLEGSSDNEHLVYRLEDVKTEPFTCGTPHSHHHDDPVLPVHAHNVTPVNHLIRKKRAVLHQTHYVELLLVVDNERFNYTNRNQTAVREEMVQLANYVDSMYIALNIRVVLVGLEIWSMVNFISTDGGAGEVLGRFTQWREKELVPRRRHDSAQLILKKGFGSTAGMAFVGTACSRSHGGGINAFTNKNVASFASIVAHELGHNLGMNHDDDGRVCRCDVANCIMNSGASGSRNFSSCSADDFEKLILNAGGTCLLNVPRPDEAYSAPYCGNKLVDVGEECDCGSVEECEKDPCCEAKTCKLRAGAECAYGVCCKHCRFLPGGFVCRSSTDECDLPEYCNGSSSLCQPDVFKQNGHPCLKGVAYCYNGMCQHYDTQCQALFGPKAKAAPEACFKDVNSKGDRFGNCGYQGHSMKKCESRNAMCGKLQCEQVQKTIVFGIKPSIIETPIGDTTCWGVDFRLGSDVPDPGMVNEGTKCGENKVCLNYECRSADELKYDCDLQKKCHGHGVCNSNRNCHCEYNWAPPFCDSPGYGGSIDSGPTWNEKDRSTRNGLLVFFLLVVPLLVLGFFAFIRRNELRRRFCRKKRSQGYEADTRPQTTNSRAPANQRGNPSSIVKDGHQAQLLPAEEVVHTSKTSSSAPAYASRPPRPAFTRPPPPASQLLPQRPAPPPPV from the exons gtGTCCTACGTTATCCCGGCTCAGGGGAAAGAACATGTCGTCATCCTGGAGAGGAACGA GTTTCTCCTGCCGGACGATTTCACCGTGTATTCCTACGCCAAGGATGGATCACTGATCACAGAGAGACCAAACATGAAG gATCACTGTCATTACCATGGTTATGTGGAGGATGTAGAAGGCTCCTCCGCCGCTCTGAGTCTCTGCTCTGGATTACG aggcgTGATCCACATGCAGGACACCAGTTTAGGCATCGAGCCTCTGGAGGGTTCGTCAGATAACGAGCACCTCGTCTACCGCCTGGAGGACGTCAAGACGGAACCTTTTACCTGTGGCACGCCCCACTCCCATCACCATGACGACCCAGTACTGCCTGTCCACGCCCACAACGTCACACCTGTCAATCATCTGATCAGA aaaaaGAGGGCGGTGCTACACCAGACACATTACGTAGAGCTGCTGCTGGTGGTCGATAATGAGAGA TTTAATTACACTAACCGTAATCAGACGGCGGTGCGAGAGGAGATGGTGCAGCTCGCTAACTACGTGGACAGT atgtACATAGCTCTGAATATCCGGGTGGTGTTGGTGGGGTTGGAGATCTGGTCGATGGTGAACTTTATCAGTACGGACGGGGGTGCAGGTGAGGTGCTCGGACGCTTCACCCAGTGGAGGGAGAAGGAGCTCGTGCCCCGCCGTCGCCATGACAGCGCTCAGCTCATCCT gaagAAAGGATTCGGGAGTACAGCAGGCATGGCGTTTGTGGGCACGGCCTGCTCCAGGAGTCACGGGGGCGGGATCAACGCG ttcACCAATAAAAATGTAGCATCATTTGCTTCCATTGTGGCTCATGAGCTCGGACACAATCTTGGGATGAACCACGATGATGACGGGAGAGTCTGCAGATGTGATGTGGCCAACTGCATCATGAACTCCGGGGCatc TGGCTCACGGAACTTCAGCAGCTGCAGTGCGGACGACTTTGAGAAGCTGATCCTGAACGCCGGAGGAACCTGCCTGCTGAACGTCCCGCGGCCGGACGAGGCCTACAGCGCCCCCTACTGCGGCAACAAGCTGGTGGACGTGGGAGAGGAGTGTGACTGCGGCTCAGTGGAG gagtGTGAGAAGGACCCCTGCTGTGAGGCTAAGACTTGTAAACTCCGAGCTGGTGCTGAGTGTGCATACGGAGTGTGCTGCAAGCACTGCAgg ttcctCCCGGGTGGTTTCGTGTGTAGGAGCAGTACAGATGAATGCGACCTGCCGGAGTACTGTAACGGTTCGTCCTCTCTGTGCCAGCCTGACGTGTTTAAGCAGAACGGACACCCGTGCCTGAAGGGCGTGGCTTACTGCTACAATGGCATGTGCCAGCACTACGACACCCAGTGCCAGGCCCTGTTCGGTCCCA AGGCAAAAGCTGCTCCCGAGGCTTGCTTTAAAGACGTGAACTCCAAAGGCGATCGCTTCGGGAACTGTGGCTACCAGGGCCATAGCATGAAGAAGTGTGAGAGCAG gaatgCCATGTGTGGGAAGCTGCAGTGTGAGCAAGTCCAGAAAACCATAGTGTTCGGTATCAAACCCTCCATCATCGAGACCCCAATCGGAGACACCACCTGCTGGGGAGTGGATTTCCGCCTGGGCTCCGACGTTCCTGACCCGGGCATGGTTAATGAAGGCACCAAGTGTGGCGAGAacaag GTTTGTTTAAACTACGAGTGCAGGAGCGCCGACGAGCTGAAATACGACTGTGACCTACAGAAGAAATGCCACGGTCATGGG GTGTGTAACAGCAACAGGAACTGCCACTGTGAATACAACTGGGCTCCACCATTCTGCGACTCCCCGGGTTACGGGGGCAGTATAGACAGCGGCCCCACCTGGAATG aaaaagacagGTCTACAAGAAACGGTCTGCTGGTTTTCTTTCTCCTGGTTGTTCCTCTCCTGGTTTTGGGTTTCTTCGCCTTCATCAGGAGAAACGAGCTGCGGCGACGCTTCTGCAGGAAAAAGCGCTCTCAGGGTTACGA AGCGGACACCAGGCCGCAGACCACTAACAGCCGGGCTCCTGCGAATCAGCGTGGGAACCCCAGCAGCATAGTGAAAGACGGA CATCAGGCTCAGTTATTACCAGCTGAAGAG GTGGTTCACACGAGTAAGACGTCGTCATCAGCGCCAGCGTACGCCTCCAGACCGCCACGCCCTGCGTTCACACG ACCCCCTCCTCCTGCCAGTCAGCTCCTGCCTCAGAGACCcgcccctcctcctcctgtataa
- the adam9 gene encoding disintegrin and metalloproteinase domain-containing protein 9 isoform X2, translating to MAGVLSPHFQIICLLLVLFDSTGGSESQKSQFSVYEVSVPKRISRHRRGQEGSNKVSYVIPAQGKEHVVILERNEFLLPDDFTVYSYAKDGSLITERPNMKDHCHYHGYVEDVEGSSAALSLCSGLRGVIHMQDTSLGIEPLEGSSDNEHLVYRLEDVKTEPFTCGTPHSHHHDDPVLPVHAHNVTPVNHLIRKKRAVLHQTHYVELLLVVDNERFNYTNRNQTAVREEMVQLANYVDSMYIALNIRVVLVGLEIWSMVNFISTDGGAGEVLGRFTQWREKELVPRRRHDSAQLILKKGFGSTAGMAFVGTACSRSHGGGINAFTNKNVASFASIVAHELGHNLGMNHDDDGRVCRCDVANCIMNSGASGSRNFSSCSADDFEKLILNAGGTCLLNVPRPDEAYSAPYCGNKLVDVGEECDCGSVEECEKDPCCEAKTCKLRAGAECAYGVCCKHCRFLPGGFVCRSSTDECDLPEYCNGSSSLCQPDVFKQNGHPCLKGVAYCYNGMCQHYDTQCQALFGPKAKAAPEACFKDVNSKGDRFGNCGYQGHSMKKCESRNAMCGKLQCEQVQKTIVFGIKPSIIETPIGDTTCWGVDFRLGSDVPDPGMVNEGTKCGENKVCLNYECRSADELKYDCDLQKKCHGHGVCNSNRNCHCEYNWAPPFCDSPGYGGSIDSGPTWNEKDRSTRNGLLVFFLLVVPLLVLGFFAFIRRNELRRRFCRKKRSQGYEADTRPQTTNSRAPANQRGNPSSIVKDGVVHTSKTSSSAPAYASRPPRPAFTRPPPPASQLLPQRPAPPPPV from the exons gtGTCCTACGTTATCCCGGCTCAGGGGAAAGAACATGTCGTCATCCTGGAGAGGAACGA GTTTCTCCTGCCGGACGATTTCACCGTGTATTCCTACGCCAAGGATGGATCACTGATCACAGAGAGACCAAACATGAAG gATCACTGTCATTACCATGGTTATGTGGAGGATGTAGAAGGCTCCTCCGCCGCTCTGAGTCTCTGCTCTGGATTACG aggcgTGATCCACATGCAGGACACCAGTTTAGGCATCGAGCCTCTGGAGGGTTCGTCAGATAACGAGCACCTCGTCTACCGCCTGGAGGACGTCAAGACGGAACCTTTTACCTGTGGCACGCCCCACTCCCATCACCATGACGACCCAGTACTGCCTGTCCACGCCCACAACGTCACACCTGTCAATCATCTGATCAGA aaaaaGAGGGCGGTGCTACACCAGACACATTACGTAGAGCTGCTGCTGGTGGTCGATAATGAGAGA TTTAATTACACTAACCGTAATCAGACGGCGGTGCGAGAGGAGATGGTGCAGCTCGCTAACTACGTGGACAGT atgtACATAGCTCTGAATATCCGGGTGGTGTTGGTGGGGTTGGAGATCTGGTCGATGGTGAACTTTATCAGTACGGACGGGGGTGCAGGTGAGGTGCTCGGACGCTTCACCCAGTGGAGGGAGAAGGAGCTCGTGCCCCGCCGTCGCCATGACAGCGCTCAGCTCATCCT gaagAAAGGATTCGGGAGTACAGCAGGCATGGCGTTTGTGGGCACGGCCTGCTCCAGGAGTCACGGGGGCGGGATCAACGCG ttcACCAATAAAAATGTAGCATCATTTGCTTCCATTGTGGCTCATGAGCTCGGACACAATCTTGGGATGAACCACGATGATGACGGGAGAGTCTGCAGATGTGATGTGGCCAACTGCATCATGAACTCCGGGGCatc TGGCTCACGGAACTTCAGCAGCTGCAGTGCGGACGACTTTGAGAAGCTGATCCTGAACGCCGGAGGAACCTGCCTGCTGAACGTCCCGCGGCCGGACGAGGCCTACAGCGCCCCCTACTGCGGCAACAAGCTGGTGGACGTGGGAGAGGAGTGTGACTGCGGCTCAGTGGAG gagtGTGAGAAGGACCCCTGCTGTGAGGCTAAGACTTGTAAACTCCGAGCTGGTGCTGAGTGTGCATACGGAGTGTGCTGCAAGCACTGCAgg ttcctCCCGGGTGGTTTCGTGTGTAGGAGCAGTACAGATGAATGCGACCTGCCGGAGTACTGTAACGGTTCGTCCTCTCTGTGCCAGCCTGACGTGTTTAAGCAGAACGGACACCCGTGCCTGAAGGGCGTGGCTTACTGCTACAATGGCATGTGCCAGCACTACGACACCCAGTGCCAGGCCCTGTTCGGTCCCA AGGCAAAAGCTGCTCCCGAGGCTTGCTTTAAAGACGTGAACTCCAAAGGCGATCGCTTCGGGAACTGTGGCTACCAGGGCCATAGCATGAAGAAGTGTGAGAGCAG gaatgCCATGTGTGGGAAGCTGCAGTGTGAGCAAGTCCAGAAAACCATAGTGTTCGGTATCAAACCCTCCATCATCGAGACCCCAATCGGAGACACCACCTGCTGGGGAGTGGATTTCCGCCTGGGCTCCGACGTTCCTGACCCGGGCATGGTTAATGAAGGCACCAAGTGTGGCGAGAacaag GTTTGTTTAAACTACGAGTGCAGGAGCGCCGACGAGCTGAAATACGACTGTGACCTACAGAAGAAATGCCACGGTCATGGG GTGTGTAACAGCAACAGGAACTGCCACTGTGAATACAACTGGGCTCCACCATTCTGCGACTCCCCGGGTTACGGGGGCAGTATAGACAGCGGCCCCACCTGGAATG aaaaagacagGTCTACAAGAAACGGTCTGCTGGTTTTCTTTCTCCTGGTTGTTCCTCTCCTGGTTTTGGGTTTCTTCGCCTTCATCAGGAGAAACGAGCTGCGGCGACGCTTCTGCAGGAAAAAGCGCTCTCAGGGTTACGA AGCGGACACCAGGCCGCAGACCACTAACAGCCGGGCTCCTGCGAATCAGCGTGGGAACCCCAGCAGCATAGTGAAAGACGGA GTGGTTCACACGAGTAAGACGTCGTCATCAGCGCCAGCGTACGCCTCCAGACCGCCACGCCCTGCGTTCACACG ACCCCCTCCTCCTGCCAGTCAGCTCCTGCCTCAGAGACCcgcccctcctcctcctgtataa